The following are from one region of the Odontesthes bonariensis isolate fOdoBon6 chromosome 12, fOdoBon6.hap1, whole genome shotgun sequence genome:
- the LOC142397002 gene encoding bone morphogenetic protein receptor type-2-like, whose translation MASSALTMCVFVLLLPAVSGFQDGEERLCAFSSSLQGAEPEPTNELRGVVQENGTIRCSRGSRCYGLWERRADGEMQLLNQGCWMYQPQCHGERCVLAAAAPSQIQKANYRFCCCSRHLCNTNYTEAPPPADDPALSPVKREDLDNGQTDHRLMPKETALVALVTVAIVAILIMALFLGYRMMKRKQKHSLSAVDVMEAANTESAVDLENLKLLELIGRGRYGAVFRGSLNEHCVAVKVFSSANRQNFTNECSIYHLPLLQQHDNIARFLRSLTVDEKTAADGRSEFMILMEYYPHGCLSRYLSLHSVDWLTCCRMTRGVTRGLAFLHTELRRGDQYKPAVAHRDLTSRNVLVRADLSCVLADFGLSMKLTGTRPGRPGDDDTMAVSEVGTVRYMSPEVLGGALNLRDCESALKQVDVYALGLLFWESFRRCSDLFPDEAVPEYQLAFQEELGNHPGFEDMQNLVVREKHRPLFPEAWKENSLVLRSLKETMEDCWDQDAEARLTAQCAEERLAELTLLSTHTALHNHRNLSHSRWASPVGSGSSYIEDLQVGVVKNLQGDGHAASVVRMSTGGAEGAEKNRNSINYKRQQAQARSSTSDCNMLTSSTLTPASVLCTIPESQHTGGAVPGVAVCLQLTEEDLEATKLDPKEVDKNLRETSDENLMEHSQKQFSSEPQTDSRLYHQLLRSTEVNNMLLTAQRELGVVGGVDTPPSSIHPLPKQQNLPQRPTSLHLLPKTKETGSVCSRLKLGKLKSNHRQVETGVAKMNTVTAVATAERHLVTTVTNNANTRSSSTNRTEVHSVSSGVPTLVTNAMIGGGRTNPAGPQVEEEQGGTGGGAQAQGNLLNFSPDEHEPLLRREQLPAESEAPPPLHHHHHSRAGNASSGRSNSNNNNNRLALGSQVEVRGPEKNPCSGASQGGRVGCPKPEPEPEPAPVSDLDYKILGSSGKDLTLLAPPIAEAPLWVAAEVPQTEVPPTEVPQTEVPPTEVPPTEVPPTEVPPTEVPQTEVPPTEVPQTEVPQTEVPPTEVPPTEVPSAPVPQNSQESDPDLKCSRVQTSETPTLAQNPAAPAAPPGAADRSASEPAGPQNPWAQLRPTKARRPERPCSLDLSSSCISSDDVSLTDGGSLSATGEKIKRRVKTPYTLKKWRPASWVVSTDTALDPDFEFNTRSSGQTPKINQSKSSMAVFLVGGGATATTTSDPDGMSCF comes from the exons GTTTCCAGGACGGAGAGGAGAGACTGTGCgccttcagcagcagcctgcagGGGGCGGAGCCTGAGCCCACCAATGAGCTGCGAGGAGTGGTGCAGGAGAACGGCACGATTCGCTGCAGCCGTGGCTCCCGCTGCTATGGATTGTGGGAAAGAAGAGCGGACGGGGAGATGCAGCTGTTAAACCAAG gttGCTGGATGTACCAGCCGCAGTGTCACGGCGAGCGCTGCGTCCTCGCAGCGGCGGCGCCGTCGCAGATCCAGAAAGCCAACTACCgattctgctgctgcagccgccACCTCTGCAACACCAACTACACCGAGGCCCCGCCCCCCGCCGACGACCCGGCGCTCAGTCCGGTTAAGAGGGAGGACCTCGACAACGGCCAGACAG ATCACAGGCTGATGCCGAAGGAGACAGCGCTGGTTGCCCTAGTAACCGTTGCGATCGTGGCCATCCTCATCATGGCGCTGTTCCTGGGATACCGCATGATGAaac GGAAGCAGAAACACAGTCTGTCTGCTGTGGATGTGATGGAGGCAGCAAACACAGAGTCTGCCGTGGACCTGGAGAACCTGAAACTGCTAGAG CTGATTGGTCGAGGCCGATATGGCGCTGTGTTTCGCGGCTCTCTGAATGAGCACTGTGTGGCCGTTAAAGTTTTCAGCTCCGCTAACCGGCAGAACTTCACCAACGAATGCTCCATCTATCACCTTCCGCTGTTGCAGCAACACGACAACATCGCCCGATTCCTCAGATCTCTGACCGTCGACGAGAAGACGGCAGCTGACGGACGCTCAGAATTCATGATCCTCATGGAGTACTACCCTCAT GGCTGCCTGTCTCGGTATCTGTCCCTGCACTCGGTGGACTGGCTGACCTGCTGCAGGATGACCCGCGGGGTGACCAGAGGACTCGCCTTCCTGCACACTGAGCTCCGCAGAGGAG ACCAGTACAAGCCGGCGGTGGCCCACAGAGACCTGACCAGCAGGAACGTGTTGGTCCGAGCTGACCTGTCCTGCGTCCTGGCCGACTTCGGTCTGTCCATGAAGCTGACGGGAACCCGGCCCGGTCGCCCCGGAGACGACGACACCATGGCCGTCTCTGAG GTGGGGACGGTGCGCTACATGTCTCCGGAGGTTCTGGGCGGAGCTCTGAACCTCAGAGACTGCGAGTCGGCCCTGAAGCAGGTGGACGTGTACGCGCTGGGTCTGCTGTTCTgggagagcttcaggaggtgcTCGGACCTCTTCCCAG ATGAAGCTGTTCCAGAATATCAGCTGGCCTTCCAGGAAGAACTGGGGAATCATCCGGGCTTCGAGGACATGCAGAACCTGGTGGTCAGAGAGAAACACCGACCTTTGTTCCCCGAAGCCTGGAAGGAGAACAGCCTG GTGCTGCGTTCCCTGAAGGAAACGATGGAGGACTGCTGGGATCAAGATGCTGAAGCTCGACTCACAGCTCAGTGTGCAGAGGAAAGACTGGCAGAGCTCACATTGCTGAGCACACACACCGCATTACACAACCACAG GAATCTGTCTCACAGCCGGTGGGCCTCTCCGGTTGGCTCTGGCTCCTCCTACATCGAGGATCTCCAGGTGGGCGTGGTCAAAAATCTCCAGGGCGATGGGCACGCTGCCTCGGTTGTCAGGATGAGCACCGGCGGAGCAGAAGGAGCTGAGAAGAACCGGAACTCCATCAACTATAAGCGGCAGCAGGCGCAG GCTCGCTCGTCCACCTCAGACTGCAACATGCTGACCTCCTCCACCCTGACGCCAGCCTCCGTCCTCTGCACCATCCCTGAGTCTCAGCACACCG GTGGCGCTGTGCCTGGTGTCGCTGTTTGCCTGCAGCTGACAGAAGAAGACCTGGAAGCCACCAAGCTGGACCCAAAAGAG GTCGACAAGAACCTGAGGGAAACGTCTGATGAAAACCTGATGGAGCACTCACAGAAGCAGTTCAGTTCCGAGCCCCAAACCGACAGCCGGCTTTACCATCAGCTGCTGCGCAGCACCGAG GTGAACAACATGCTGCTGACTGCTCAGAGGGAGCTGGGAGTTGTTGGAGGGGTAGATACCCCTCCCTCCTCCATCCACCCTCTGCCCAAACAACAGAACCTGCCCCAGAGGCCCACCAGCCTCCACCTGCTGCCCAAAACCAAGGAGACCGGCTCAGTGTGTTCTCGACTTAAGTTGGGGAAGCTCAAGTCAAACCACCGACAG GTGGAAACAGGCGTCGCAAAGATGAACACGGTGACAGCCGTGGCGACGGCAGAGCGGCACCTGGTTACCACGGTTACCAACAATGCAAACACGAGGAGCAGCAGCACAAATAGGACAGAAGTCCACTCTGTCTCCTCCGGGGTTCCCACGCTGGTGACAAACGCCATGATTGGAGGAGGAAGAACCAATCCTGCGGGAccacaggtggaggaggagcagggagggACGGGTGGAGGAGCTCAGGCCCAAGGGAACCTGCTCAACTTCAGTCCAGATGAGCACGAACCTCTGCTGAGGAGGGAGCAGCTACCGGCTGAGAGCGaagcccctcctcctcttcatcatcatcatcacagcCGAGCCGGGAACGCCTCGTCAGGgcgctccaactccaacaacaacaacaaccggCTGGCGCTGGGCTCGCAGGTGGAGGTCCGTGGGCCTGAAAAGAACCCGTGTTCAGGTGCCAGTCAGGGCGGAAGAGTCGGTTGTCctaaaccagaaccagaaccagaacctgccCCTGTCTCAGATCTGGATTATAAGATCCTGGGTTCATCTGGCAAAGACCTCACCCTACTGGCCCCGCCCATCGCCGAGGCTCCTCTCTGGGTCGCTGCAGAAGTTCCACAGACAGAAGTTCCACCGACAGAAGTTCCACAGACAGAAGTTCCACCGACAGAAGTTCCACCGACAGAAGTTCCACCGACAGAAGTTCCACCGACAGAAGTTCCACAGACAGAAGTTCCACCGACAGAAGTTCCACAGACAGAAGTTCCACAGACAGAAGTTCCACCGACAGAAGTTCCACCGACAGAAGTTCCTTCAGCTCCAGTTCCCCAGAACTCCCAGGAATCTGACCCGGACCTTAAATGTTCCAGAGTTCAGACTTCAGAAACCCCGACCCTGGCTCAGAATCCTGCAGCTCCAGCAGCACCTCCAGGAGCCGCTGACCGTTCAGCATCAGAACCGGCAGGTCCACAGAATCCATGGGCCCAGCTGAGACCGACCAAAGCCAGGAGGCCCGAGCGACCCTGCTCCCTGGACCTGTCCTCGTCCTGCATCTCCTCAG